Below is a window of Ananas comosus cultivar F153 linkage group 9, ASM154086v1, whole genome shotgun sequence DNA.
AATTGAAGTACCAAAAATTTTGCCTtgctatttaaattattagtgtAAGATCAGATCGTTAAAATACGTAGTTGGCTGGAGTCATATGTTTGGACCAACTTTTCAGACGAGAAAATTTAGATTGAATTCGGTTATTTTTTCGAGACAGATCATATCAGTCAATTAGGTCGGATTGTAGTTCACCATGAAACCCACGAGTTCTCATACCAGTTATTAAAGCACTTGGTGGGATTTAAATATCACTGAAGCAGCAAATTAAGATAATCGATTTGACTTTAGAAGCTCGATCCTTAACTCATTATGTACACGCTAACACAATGTTTTTTACCAATCAATCCAAGGCATGCGCAAGGAATATGTCAAGGATAAGACTAGGAATATGTCAAAGCAAAAAAGTCATCcccaaataaataattaataagcaTTAATTCCATTTGCACTTATTTTAACTCTAAACTTCACgtataaatccaaaccctacTCGCATGCACTCCTCCAAACAACAActgcaaagagaagagaaagagatagagacaTATTTATCACAATGTCTTTCGTTTCGTACTCTTTAGCTCTACTTCTCGTCTCCGCCGCGGCGATTGTCGCAACCGGGCTCGCCCAGAACTCGCCCCAGGACTTCCTGAAACCGCACAACGCCGCCCGCACCAGCGTCGGCGTCGGCCCTTTGAGCTGGGACAACAACCTGGAGGCGTACGCGCAAAACTATGCCAATCAAAGGCGCGGAGACTGCAAACTCATCCACTCTGGCGGGCCCTACGGCGAGAACCTCTTCTGGGGCTCCGGCAAAACATGGACGGCCTCCGACGCAGTGGAGTTGTGGGTGGCGGAGAAGCAATACTACGACTACCGCAGCAACACGTGCATGTCCGGGAAAGTTTGCGGGCACTACACGCAGGTGGTGTGGGCTGACTCCATGAGCGTCGGCTGCGCCACCGTCACATGCAATGACGGCGCTACGTTCATCATATGCAGCTACAACCCGCCGGGCAACGTCCAGGGAGAATGGCCCTATGGCCATTAGAGATTGCATAAAACATTATGAGTTTTGCTCTAGTGAATAGGGCACTAATAATTGAACTATGAGGTACTCAATATTAATCATACATACGTCATGCTCTGAATGACACTCGAGCCTTCATAGTTTAGTTTATTAGAGCACACTTCGCATGAGTTAAACTCGGTTACGGTAATTATCGCAGCATCGATCTTATGTGCAATAAAATTGAGTTTGCACCAAAGGCCCAGTGCTTTTGGTGCAAGACTCTTGAGATTGATGTGATAAATAAGCGTTCGAGTCCAAAGCGTGTTTCCCTTGTATTAGTTGTTGTTTATCATATGTTGTTGTAGTAATATTTCTTTCCCGTGTAATACTGTTGGTTTCCTTGCGTGTTTGTGTAATCGTATTGATTATTAATCTTTTTCAACCCAtgttatttatgtttttttatttatcggtgaatttcagaaatttaaataaattaacttTATAATGATCTAGtcttttaaatgtaattttttggagaatttgatactttattttgttattacaTGGAAAAATAGATCCATCACAGGTATatataaacacacacacacatgacaCATAAAAGTCGGGTAAAACCTATAGAAATATGTTTCTACATACATTTTTCGATGAaaccataaaaaatatattgtaagtGATTCATTGCGATATGTGGAACCGCACATAAAACAATCTCTCggcaattccaaacgaaatcTTAGATAGTTCAAGATTTTGATTCTTAGTGCATTTTAGTAATTAAAATAAACATGTCCTTTCCTtcaaaaaagaatagaaatcaTGGTACCGACTaggaaaaagaggaaaataaagataaaaatccTGATAAAGTTTAGGGCAGCAATTTGAGCTAAACACAACATGGTTGAGTTCTAATAGTGTATATTGGTATTTATTTCACAATTAGTGAGTTACAAGTTTATTTTGGCCCATGGGCCTCCTAGGTGGCCAAATATCTGATAAGTCTTATCTGGGAGCTTGTGCATCACTTATTTActatatatgaattttatcGCACATTGAAAACTCATAACATATAGTTATAGTTTATATACTTAACCATCTCTAAGTCACTTTTTTAGGATATAATGAGAAGGGTGCAAATCACTAAACACATGCACGTGCGTGCTGCATGAGAATGAGCCAAGTCGACTAGGCAGGTGGCGTGAGCGAGAGACTGGCTACTCAGTTTGGTTCACCTTCActtaattttatcttttgcCTTTCGGGGTTTATCATTTTAAACTAAACTTTACCCTTACCTGAGTATGACCTTATTTGGGTATGGTCCAACGGCTAACTTGAGTGTGGTCAAAGCTTCTCCATATATAGGAGTTAAAGGTTCTTCACTGAGCTTAACTTTTACCCTTCTTATTGTTTCTCTTCTTACTGGATCTCTGAAATCCTAATTGGTTCACACTATGCTTCTTTGGAAATGCGCTGATGAAATAGTACGTGGTCATTCTATCGCTAAAGGTGATTGTCAAAGTCttgcatgagagagagagagagagagagagagagagagagagagagaaagagagagagagagagaaagagagaggaaacaaaaacaaaggagTTTTTGTCCAAAATAGAAAAGCTATAACAAGCTAACAGCAGTAAAAACAAAAGGGGTGACAAGCcatggagagagaagagattgaCCCTGCATTTCTCTTCCATCATTCAAATAAGCTTACTTAGATTCTACTTGTCTCCCNCGCGCGACGaatacaaattattacaaaatacTACTTCTAGACAACTTAAGGGTTTAGAGAAATAACGTTTGTTTCACAAACATACTGTGCTTCTTGCGAATAAGCTTAATCAAATTACAAACGCaccataattaaattatttttttttaattgtgactGTTTAATCCCGCTGCTGGTATACTTCCATGAAATCAGAATAATCACCACAAGGAAAAAAGAAgctaattaatataaaattgtgAACTGTGGATTAATTGATggttttctttaaattagaatgtattaatttatttgaatgtGTTAATTTGTAGAATCGTACCTTATTTGGAATATGCCGCCAAATTGCCAAAATTTAACAAAGGAATTGAAAGTACAAATTGGTTTGCAAATTTATGAAAGAGAGATGgttttttggaaaagaaaattaaacctTAATAATGTGATAAGTCAACAAATGTTGGTGTTATACATACATTAAagttgttaattatatattgcTTGCTGGAAATTAATCATATCGCCTACGGTAGTTAGCAATTAATTTAGTCAAAGCATCTACTCCTATCTTGCCTAATTGATTACTTAGCCTAATTAAATTGCATTGCTAGTCCCTAGACTTTTTGtcgagttttatttttctcctaaaattttaagttcgacGTCCGATATTCAATCCCAGCTACTACTACAAATGCTTCACTTTATTTCTTATgttagagaaaaaattattatcctCCCCTAATTcatcaataaatataaattagcaACCAAGGATCAATCGATGTGAGTAATTTCCTTTAATTTCAAGAggtatttagttaattaatttgttgatttttagaATGAAAAGTTCCTTTGGAATATGCCAacaattaattaagtttttgaaaaattacaaaggaATCGAGAGTACaattgcaaattttaaaaagagagatgactttaaaactaaaaaatgaaGACCTTAATTAATTGGAAGGTCGCTGAACTTTGGATAAACAAAGTGATAAGTTAACAAAATATTggtgtttttattttgtgattAATAATGTATTGCTTAGTGTCAATTAATGATTATGTCGCGCTACGGTAGTTGGCAATTGATCTAATTAATCAAAGTATCAAATCCAATCATGCTTAATTACTTGCTTGACAGTAATATGAATATTGTTTAATGAGTTAGCTAGTAACTGACCATGTATATTCTAAGTTCTATAAATTgcaattattttatcaaataaggCCGTATCAcgttgtggttttttttttttttttgagagataggtagcacactaccgcttcgtttattttatttaaaaataaacttagttggaaatatgaatcaactaggattcgaactttagtctcgggtaccaaccaccaaatcatttaccacttgctctagggacgatctgTACCACGTTGTGGttattaacattttaaataAGTTACTATATACACTATATATGTATGAATTATAAATAAGGCTCATGAGTTGGAAGTACCAAAAAATTAACCTtgctatttaaattattagggTAAAATCAGATCATTTAAGATAAGTAGTTGGTTGCTAACATCCGTTCCCTTACAGACCTTTGGGCCTCGCACTGCTTGCGTTAGTAATCATATTAGTTGGTTATTATTATATGTGTGTACTTTGTACGACACTGGTTGTGTCACGCAACCCACAGGTTAATTGTATCTGAGCTgcatactttttttcttttttttttttttcctccgagGCCTAGTTGTCTCAACCTTATTGCtaaattcaatcttttaatgaatgaagcggtagcatgctacctttctctctcaaaaaaaaaaaaaaaaaattcagactaaaaaatttagattgaatTCGGTTATATTTTGAGTTAGATCAGATCAATCAATTGGGTCGAATTAGAGTTCACCATCAATGGGATTGAAGTATCCCTGAAGCAGCAAATTAAGATAATTCATTTGACTTTCGAAGCTCCTTTAACAAACGCCAACACAAATATATATTGTACCAATCAATTAATTCAAGGCATGTGCAAGGATTAGATCAAGGATAAGATTAAGAACATATAAATCAAAGCAAAAAAGTCAtcaccaaataaataaataattagtaagCATTAATTAATTCCATGTGCACTTATTTTAACTCTAAACTTCACGTATAATTAATTGATTGgtacaatgcatatatatatatatatatatatatatatatatatatatatgcactccTCCAAACAAACGActgcaaagagaagagaagagaaagagagagagacatatTTATCACAATGTCTTTTGTTTCGTACTCTTTAGCTCTACTTCTCGTCTCCGCCGCGGCGATGCTCGCAACCGGGGTAGCGCAGAACTCGCCCCAGGACTTCCTGAATCCGCACAACGCCGCCCGCGCCAGCGTCCGCGTCGGCCCCTTGCGCTGGGACAACAACCTGGCCGCATACGCGCAAAACTATGCCAATCATAGGAGCGGCGACTGCGCACTCATCCACTCGGGCGGACCCTACGGCGAGAACATCTTCTGGGGCAGCTCGGGGAGAAAATGGTCGGCCGCCGACGCGGTGGCTTCGTGGGTGGCGGAGAAGCAATTCTACGACTACCGCAGCAACACGTGCGCGTCCCGGAAAGTTTGCGGTCACTACACGCAGGTGGTGTGGGCTAAGTCGGTGAGCGTCGGCTGCGCCACCGTCACGTGCAACAACGGCGGTACGTTCATCATATGCAGCTACAATCCGCCGGGCAACGTCCAGGGACAACGGCCCTATGACGATTTAGAGATTGCTTCAGAGATTGCATAAAACATTACGAGTTCTGCTCTAGCAAAGAGCGCACTAATAAATTAAACTATCAAGTTACTCAATATTCACCATAGTTTCCTAGTTTAGTTTATTATAGTGCTCTTCGCATGAGTTAAACTCAGTTACGGCAATTATCGCAGCATCTTAATTATGTGTAATAAAAGTGAGTTTGCACAAAGGACCAGTGATTTGGATGCAAGACTCATTAAGTTGCTGTGATAGAAATAAGCTTTGGAGTCCAAAGCGTGCATGTTTTCGTTGTCTTAGTCGTTTAGTTGTTGTCGTactaattaatatttctttCCCAAATTAACTATAATGTTGTTAGCTACTCGATCGGAGCTTACTTTCCCGAATATACTGGTGGATTGGATCTCAACATGCATGGTGGTCGGAGATTGAGCTACGACTACTCGAAGCTTACTTTACATTTACTAAGTTAGTTATTACTAACACCGTGTTAGAGCAGTAAATTCAAAGTTTGAATCCAATTAGGCTCcaagtaatttaatttttttgttaattcaAGTTCTTATTGTAGTGTTAGCGAAAAAAGTCTCGATTTGAGacatgagagagagatgaaTACGAATTATTACAAAATAGGGGTTTGAGAAATAACGTTTGTTTCACAAACTTATTGGGCATCTTCCGAAAAAGCTTAATCAAATTCCAAACGcacaataattaaattattttttattgtgacTGTTTAATCGAtcccgctgctgctgctggtaaACTTCAATGAAGTCAGAATAATCACCACAATGAAAAAAGAAGCTAattaagtaatataaaattgtGGACTCTGGATTAATTGACGATTTTCTGTAAATTagaatgtattaattaatttgtttgaaTGTGTTAATTTGTCGAATCGTACCTTATTTGGAATATGCCACCAATTTGCCAAAATTTAACAAAGGAATTGAAAGTACAAAGGATTGCAAATTTATGAAAGAGAGATGACCTGaaatttttggaaaataaaattaaactttaataatGTGATAAGTCCACAATGTCGgtgttataatatatatatatatatatagagtccggctactatacttttatgagtatagagcctcttgtacttataaatttttgcccgttagatttaccctttaatcattttcacccgttagatcatactattcaactaa
It encodes the following:
- the LOC109715222 gene encoding pathogenesis-related protein 1-like, translated to MSFVSYSLALLLVSAAAIVATGLAQNSPQDFLKPHNAARTSVGVGPLSWDNNLEAYAQNYANQRRGDCKLIHSGGPYGENLFWGSGKTWTASDAVELWVAEKQYYDYRSNTCMSGKVCGHYTQVVWADSMSVGCATVTCNDGATFIICSYNPPGNVQGEWPYGH
- the LOC109715221 gene encoding pathogenesis-related protein PRB1-3-like, whose protein sequence is MSFVSYSLALLLVSAAAMLATGVAQNSPQDFLNPHNAARASVRVGPLRWDNNLAAYAQNYANHRSGDCALIHSGGPYGENIFWGSSGRKWSAADAVASWVAEKQFYDYRSNTCASRKVCGHYTQVVWAKSVSVGCATVTCNNGGTFIICSYNPPGNVQGQRPYDDLEIASEIA